Proteins encoded by one window of Anomalospiza imberbis isolate Cuckoo-Finch-1a 21T00152 chromosome 20, ASM3175350v1, whole genome shotgun sequence:
- the MIS12 gene encoding protein MIS12 homolog, with product MSVDPMAYETQFFGFTPQTCMLRVYIAFQDYLFETMLVVESVMLKKLDGIPGCKISPSQIRKCTEKFLLFLKEHFEKLFAKMEEVLLQLVLNIPKNVLLPEDRVQEQHPCSKEEFQALQDELQQLRQQHRAEVAMEQALLAELEEQKVVKAELEKTLQCFDELENICREHGAGNFKESFAFLTQSCKKLQDVLKDVEEKSKKMKKHDQLM from the coding sequence ATGTCGGTGGATCCCATGGCCTACGAGACGCAGTTCTTCGGGTTCACGCCGCAGACGTGCATGCTGCGCGTCTACATCGCCTTCCAGGACTACCTGTTCGAAACGATGCTGGTGGTGGAGAGCGTGATGCTGAAGAAGCTGGACGGTATTCCCGGCTGCAAAATCAGCCCTTCCCAGATCCGGAAATGCACCGAGAAATTCCTGCTCTTCTTGAAGGAGCACTTCGAGAAACTGTTCGCTAAAATGGaagaagtgctgctgcagctggtgctGAACATCCCTAAGAAcgtgctgctgccagaggacagggtGCAGGAGCAGCATCCCTGCAGCAAGGAGGAATTCCAGGCGCTGCAGgatgagctgcagcagctgcggcagcagcacagggcagaggtggCCATGGAGCAGGCGCTGCTagcagagctggaggagcagaaggTTGTCAAGGCCGAGCTGGAGAAGACTTTGCAGTGCTTTGATGAGCTGGAGAACATCTGCAGGGAGCACGGGGCCGGCAACTTCAAGGAAAGTTTTGCCTTCCTGACACAGAGCTGTAAGAAATTGCAGGATGTGCTGAAAGACGTTGAGGAGAAGAGCAAAAAAATGAAGAAGCACGATCAGTTAATGTAA
- the DERL2 gene encoding derlin-2, translating into MAYQTFRQEYLQVPPVTRAYTTACVLTTAAVQLELITPFQLYFNPELIFKHFQIWRLITNYLFFGPVGFNFLFNMIFLYRYCRMLEEGSFRGRTADFVFMFLFGGLLMTLFGLFVNLVFLGQAFTIMLVYVWSRRNPYVRMNFFGLLIFQAPFLPWVLMGFSLLLGNSIIVDLLGIAVGHIYFFLEDVFPNQPGGGRLLRTPSVLKAIFDTPEDDPNYNPLPEERPGGFAWGEGQRLGG; encoded by the exons ATGGCGTACCAGACGTTCCGGCAGGAGTACCTGCAGGTGCCGCCCGTGACCCGGGCCTACACCACCGCCTGCGTCCTCACCACCGCCGCCGTG caaTTAGAACTTATCACGCCCTTCCAGCTGTATTTCAACCCTGAGTTAATATTTAAGCACTTTCAA ATATGGAGGTTAATCACAAACTACTTGTTCTTTGGACCAGTTggctttaattttttatttaacatGATCTTTTT ATACCGGTACTGCCGCATGCTCGAGGAAGGCTCTTTCCGGGGTCGGACGGCAGATTTTGTATTTATGTTCCTTTTTGGAGGACTTTTAATGACT CTCTTTGGGCTGTTTGTGAACCTGGTGTTCCTGGGGCAGGCGTTCACCATCATGCTGGTGTACGTCTGGAGCCGCAGGAATCCCTACGTCCGCATGAACTTCTTCGGGCTCCTCATCTTCCAAGCCCCATTTCTACCCTGGGTACTGATGGGCTTCTCTCTGCTTTTGGGGAACTCCATCATTGTGGATCTCCTGG GCATTGCTGTTGggcatatatattttttcttagaGGATGTCTTTCCCAATCAGCCTGGTGGTGGGAGGCTCCTGAGAACGCCGTCTGTCCT GAAAGCAATATTTGACACGCCGGAGGATGACCCCAATTACAACCCCTTGCCAGAGGAGCGGCCGGGGGGCTTTGCCTGGGGAGAGGGGCAGCGCCTCGGGGGATAA
- the DHX33 gene encoding LOW QUALITY PROTEIN: ATP-dependent RNA helicase DHX33 (The sequence of the model RefSeq protein was modified relative to this genomic sequence to represent the inferred CDS: inserted 1 base in 1 codon), with protein sequence MAAAAAGLQLPGCSARRGAVASSARQGARGXAEPRDSPAERSGPGPGRGRAGAGPGPRGAMAQDSEAPPAKRFKAAPPGTQPRSAAPPAHVQRRSLPISGARGPLLARLRRLDTAVLIGETGSGKTTQLPQYLYEVGIGHPGSIAVTQPRRVAAVTLAARVAEEKRTELGRLVGYTVRFDDCSCAETRIRFLTDGMLLREAIGDPLLHKYSVVILDEAHERTIHTDVLFGVVKAAQKKRKERGLRPLKVIVMSATMDVDLFSQYFNGAPVIYLEGRQHPIDIFYTKEQQSDYLQAALVSIFQIHQEAPACQDILVFLTGQEEIEAMTKTCRDVAQHLPEGCPRMTVLPLYASLPHSQQLRAFKPTPEGCRKVILSTNIAETSITIAGIKFVVDTGMVKAKKYSPETGLEVLAVQQVSKAQAWQRTGRAGRQESGICYRLYTEEDFEKFEEMTTPEIQRCNLASVVLQLLALKIPNVLTFDFMSKPSPDAIQAAIDQLDLLGAVTQKEGQLVLTPLGKKMAAFPLDPKFSKAILLSPKFHCAEEILTIVSLLSVDSVLHNPPAQRDEVQAARKKFISSEGDHLTLLNVYRAYKKVNGHKGWCRENFINGRNMKLMAEVRAQLRDICVKLSMPLESSRGDTAGVRRCLAHSLFMNAAELRPDGSYGTVDSQQVVAIHPSSVLFQGRPACVVYNGLLRTNRCYMRDLCVVDAEWLHEAAPEYFRRKLRTASS encoded by the exons atggcggcggcggcggcgggactACAACTCCCAGGATGCTccgcgcggcgcggcgcggtgGCGTCATCAGCACGCCAGGGAGCCCGTG GAGCGGAGCCCCGGGACAGCccggcggagcggagcgggccggggccgggccggggccgggccggggccgggccggggccgcggggagCCATGGCTCAGGACAGCGAGGCGCCTCCGGCCAAGCGGTTCAAGGCGGCGCCCCCCGGCACGCAGCCCCGgagcgccgcgccgcccgcaCACGTGCAGCGCCGCTCCCTGCCCATCTCCGGAGCCCGCGGGCCGCTGCTGGCCCGGCTCCGCCGCCTCGACACCGCCGTGCTCATCG GAGAAACGGGCTCAGGGAAGACCACTCAGCTCCCTCAGTACCTGTACGAAGTGGGGATTGGCCACCCTGGCAGCATCGCCGTGACCCAGCCCCGCAGGGTGGCAGCTGTCACCCTGGCTGCCCGAGTGGCTGAGGAGAAGAGGACGGAGCTGGGGAGGCTG GTTGGCTACACCGTGCGCTTCGATGACTGCTCGTGTGCCGAGACCAGGATCCGGTTCCTGACGGACGGCATGCTGCTGCGCGAGGCCATCGGGGACCCTCTGCTGCACAAGTACAGCGTGGTCATCCTGGACGAGGCCCACGAGAGGACCATCCACACGGACGTGCTCTTCGGCGTGGTCAAAGCCGCTCAAAAGAAGCGAAAGGAGCGGGGCCTGCGGCCACTGAAA GTGATTGTCATGTCAGCCACGATGGATGTTGACCTGTTCTCCCAGTACTTCAACGGAGCTCCTGTCATCTATCTGGAGGGCCGGCAGCATCCCATTGACATCTTCTACACCAAGGAGCAGCAGAGTGATTACCTGCAGGCAGCACTGGTGTCCATCTTCCAAATCCACCAG GAagcccctgcatgccaggaCATCCTGGTGTTCCTGACTGGTCAGGAAGAAATTGAAGCAATGACCAAAACATGTCGAGACGTTGCCCAGCATCTCCCCGAGGGCTGCCCACGGATGACAGTGCTGCCCCTTTATGCTTCTCTGCCCCACTCCCAGCAACTCCGTGCCTTTAAACCTACCCCTGAG GGCTGTCGCAAAGTGATCCTCTCCACCAACATCGCAGAAACCTCCATCACCATTGCAGGCATAAAATTCGTTGTGGACACAGGCATGGTCAAAGCCAAGAAGTACAGCCCTG AAACTGGCCTGGAAGTGCTGGCAGTGCAGCAGGTGTCCAAGGCCCAGGCTTGGCAGCGCAcgggcagagcagggagacaggaGAGCGGGATCTGCTACCGGCTCTACACAGAGGAGGACTTTGAGAAGTTTGAGGAAATGACAACACCTGAGATACAGAG GTGTAACCTGGCCAGTGTGGTGcttcagctcctggccctgaAAATTCCCAATGTGCTCACCTTTGACTTCATGTCCAAACCATCTCCTG ATGCTATTCAAGCAGCAATTGATCAGCTTgacctgctgggagctgtgacCCAAAAGGAAGGTCAGCTTGTCCTGACAcccttgggaaagaaaatggcAGCCTTTCCACTGGATCCAAAGTTCTCCAAG GCCATCCTCCTGTCGCCCAAGTTCCACTGTGCAGAGGAGATCCTGACCATCGTGTCACTGCTGTCAGTGGACAGTGTCCTCCACAACCCCCCTGCCCAGCGGGATGAGGTGCAGGCTGCCAGGAAGAAATTCATCTCCAGTGAGGGGGATCACCTGACCCTGCTCAACGTGTACAGGGCCTACAAGAAAGTCAACGGGCACAAG GGATGGTGCAGAGAGAACTTTATCAATGGCAGGAACATGAAGCTGATGGCAGAAGTCAGAGCTCAGCTCAGGGACATTTGTGTAAAG CTGTCGATGCCCCTCGAGTCCTCCCGCGGCGACACGGCCGGCGTCCGGCGCTGCCTGGCCCACAGCCTGTTCATGAACGCGGCCGAGCTGCGGCCGGACGGCTCCTACGGCACGGTGGACTCGCAGCAGGTGGTGGCCATCCACCCCTCGTCGGTGCTGTTCCAGGGCAGGCCGGCCTGCGTGGTGTACAACGGGCTGCTGCGCACCAACAGGTGCTACATGCGCGACCTGTGCGTGGTGGACGCCGAGTGGCTGCACGAGGCCGCGCCCGAATACTTCCGCAGGAAGCTCCGCACGGCCAGCAGCTGA